A stretch of Toxoplasma gondii ME49 chromosome V, whole genome shotgun sequence DNA encodes these proteins:
- a CDS encoding hypothetical protein (encoded by transcript TGME49_220125), with amino-acid sequence MDMNTGEFGYGLFMLPSIHCSRSIVVRICSAGYPPCFQPFRCCSPWLGESAALYTPRSMRTTKRGVARFQANRAAVGAASTPGAPNGPVALSPEHAATAHELEVDGVAQDVAFARLACAFFSVILARVLRIFEVDWERNLAPHLLSTRLLPMPLLLFLPVPLPLPCPLSPSFDQQRNED; translated from the exons ATGGATATGAACACTGGTGAATTTGGTTATGGCCTATTTATGCTTCCTAGTATACATTGCAGTCGCTCGATTGTCGTTCGAATTTGTAGCGCGGGCTATCCCCCGTGCTTCCAACCGTTTCGCTGCTGCAGTCCTTGGCTGGGGGAATCTGCAGCTTTGTACACGCCCCGAAGCATGCGTACAACGAAGAGGGGAGTTGCTCGCTTCCAAGCGAACCG agccgcAGTTGGGGCTGCGAGTACCCCAGGCGCTCCAAATGGACCTGTCGCTCTGTCGCCAGAGCATGCAGCCACTGCACATGAATTGGAAGTCGATGGG GTCGCGCAAGACGTCGCCTTCGCTAGGCTCGCCTGTGCATTCTTCTCCGTCATTCTCGCGCGCGTCCTCCGCATCTTCGAAGTAG ACTGGGAGAGAAACCTCGCTCCTCACCTGCTCTCCACGCGTCTCCTTCCAATGCCGCTCCTGCTCTTCTTGCCTGTCCCGCTTCCACTCCCATGtccgctctctccgtctttcgaTCAACAGCGAAATGAGGATTGA